The Cyclopterus lumpus isolate fCycLum1 chromosome 12, fCycLum1.pri, whole genome shotgun sequence genome window below encodes:
- the LOC117740468 gene encoding angiopoietin-related protein 2-like, with translation MLLPVVVLLVLLLVSGPKASIQGDTQEIGGSDELLEREFMYAPKRPKRAAVDHSASQTDKCSYTFIVPQQKNNGAICVNSKEPEALLENRVNKQELELLNGELHKQRLQIEALQQLVEVDGGVVNEVKLLRKESRNMNSRVTQLYMQLLHEIIRKRDNALEASQLETRVLNHTQEMGRLASRFRDLEHKYQHLSAIANNQSALLVQLEEHCKRGGHPYGVVQDRSRPARPPVIPQPPIQMPPLSPGGYRPYHPPTYPRHTNNPMYNEIQNDQNAKALPLPLATMPSVTDSFTSEPSGPFKDCLEALEAGYTTNGMYLLKPDNGNQLMQVWCDQTHDPGGWTVIQRRQDGSVNFFRNWETYKQGFGNIDGEYWLGLENIYWLTNQGTYKLLVSLEDWTGRKTFAEYASFRVESEADFYRLRVGRYHGSAGDSLTWHNGKQFTTLDSDHDVYTGNCAHYQKGGWWYNACAHSNLNGVWYRGGHYRSRYQDGVYWAEFRGGAYSLKKVTMMIRPNANTFH, from the exons ATGCTGCTCCCTGTGGTGGTGTTGCTGGTGCTCCTGCTCGTCTCTGGACCCAAGGCCTCTATCCAGGGAGACACTCAGGAAATCGGGGGGAGCGACGAGCTCTTGGAGAGAGAGTTCATGTATGCGCCGAAGCGGCCCAAACGTGCCGCGGTGGACCACAGCGCTTCCCAAACGGACAAATGTTCCTACACCTTTATTGTCCCTCAGCAGAAAAACAACGGGGCAATCTGTGTAAATTCCAAGGAGCCCGAGGCTCTGCTTGAGAACCGGGTCAATaagcaggagctggagctgctCAACGGCGAGCTGCACAAGCAGCGGCTGCAGATCGAAGCACTGCAGCAGTTGGTGGAGGTGGACGGGGGCGTGGTCAACGAGGTCAAGCTACTGCGCAAAGAGAGCCGCAACATGAACTCCAGGGTCACGCAGCTCTACATGCAGCTGCTGCACGAGATCATACGCAAGCGGGACAATGCTCTCGAGGCGTCCCAGCTGGAGACCCGCGTGCTCAACCACACACAGGAGATGGGGAGGCTGGCCTCGCGCTTCCGTGACCTGGAACACAAGTACCAGCATCTGTCGGCGATCGCAAACAACCAGAGCGCTCTCCTGGTGCAGCTTGAGGAGCACTGTAAACGGGGAGGACACCCGTACGGCGTGGTGCAGGACCGGAGCCgccctgcccgtcctccggtgATCCCTCAGCCTCCTATACAGATGCCCCCATTGTCTCCTGGAGGTTACAGACCCTACCATCCACCCACCTACCCCCGCCACACCAACAACCCCATGTATAACGAGATACAGAATGACCAGAACGCCAAAGCATTGCCACTTCCACTAGCCACGATGCCGAGTGTGACGGACAGCTTCACCAGCGAGCCCTCTG GTCCTTTCAAAGACTGCCTAGAGGCTCTGGAGGCCGGCTACACCACCAACGGCATGTACCTCCTGAAACCAGACAACGGCAACCAGCTCATGCAGGTTTGGTGTGACCAGACGCATGACCCTGGTGGCTGGACTGTCATTCAGAGACGTCAGGATGGCTCTGTGAACTTCTTTAGAAACTGGGAGACCTACAAG CAAGGGTTTGGAAACATTGACGGTGAATACTGGTTGGGCCTGGAGAACATCTACTGGCTGACCAACCAGGGCACATACAAGCTGCTGGTTTCTCTGGAAGACTGGACCGGACGCAAGACCTTTGCGGAGTACGCCAGCTTCCGTGTGGAGTCTGAGGCTGACTTCTACAGGCTGCGCGTGGGCCGATACCACGGCAGTGCCGGAGACTCTCTCACCTGGCACAACGGGAAGCAGTTCACCACACTGGACAGCGACCACGACGTCTACACAG GTAACTGTGCCCACTACCAGAAGGGAGGATGGTGGTATAACGCCTGTGCTCACTCCAACCTGAACGGCGTGTGGTACCGTGGTGGGCACTACCGCAGCCGTTACCAGGACGGGGTCTACTGGGCCGAGTTCAGAGGAGGAGCTTATTCTCTGAAGAAAGTGACCATGATGATAAGGCCCAATGCAAACACCTTCCATTAA